A section of the Neofelis nebulosa isolate mNeoNeb1 chromosome 12, mNeoNeb1.pri, whole genome shotgun sequence genome encodes:
- the PTGES gene encoding prostaglandin E synthase isoform X1: MAQFSCPTPVLTRGDGDRHRSYRPPVDVPPGVCLCHTPPAPPPPRRQALPDAPLLQMKRQTRTRLRICQGRGVWGRRLDRGHGSALRLPQHLAAESGRVLCADRPPGGLSPPPPAHRDTATRACCGRLPQSSRLPMEMPAPVLALVRGQALPAFLLCATLLVIKMCIVAIITGQVRLRKKAFANPEDALRHGGLQYCRSDQDVDRCLRAHRNDMETIYPFLFLGLVYSFLGPDPFIARMHFLVFFLGRVVHTVAYLGKLRAPTRSLAYTLAQLPCASMAFQIVWEAACHL, from the exons ATGGCCCAGTTCTCCTGCCCAACACCTGTGCTGACCCGCGGGGACGGGGACAGACACCGGAGCTATCGGCCACCTGTGGATGTCCCGCCAGGCGTCTGTCTTTGTcacacaccccccgccccccccccccccagaaggcAGGCCCTGCCGGACGCCCCCCtgttacagatgaagagacagaCTAGAACGCGTTTAAGGATTTGCcaggggaggggtgtctggggCCGGAGGCTGGACAGGGGACACGGCTCAGCCCTGCGCCTCCCCCAGCATCTGGCCGCTGAGAGTGGGCGTGTGCTGTGTGCAGACAGGCCTCCTGGCGGGCTCTCCCCGCCTCCTCCAGCTCATAGAGACACAGCCACACGCGCCTGCTGCGGCCGCCTGCCCCAGAGCTCCCGCCTGCCCATGGAGATGCCTGCCCCTGTCCTGGCATTGGTGAGAGGCCAGGCGCTGCCGGCCTTCCTGCTCTGCGCCACGCTGCTGGTCATCAAGATGTGCATTGTGGCCATCATCACGGGCCAAGTGAGGCTTCGGAAGAAG GCTTTTGCCAACCCCGAGGATGCCCTGAGACACGGAGGCCTCCAGTACTGCCGGAGTGACCAGGACGTAGATCGCTGCCTCAG AGCCCACCGGAATGACATGGAGACCATCTACCCCTTCCTGTTCCTGGGCCTCGTTTACTCCTTCCTGGGGCCTGACCCCTTCATCGCCCGGATGCACTTCCTCGTCTTCTTCCTGGGCCGCGTGGTGCACACCGTGGCCTATCTGGGCAAGCTTCGGGCACCCACCCGCTCCCTGGCCTACACCCTGGCCCAGCTCCCCTGTGCCTCCATGGCCTTCCAGATCGTCTGGGAAGCTGCCTGCCACCTGTGA
- the PTGES gene encoding prostaglandin E synthase isoform X2: protein MEMPAPVLALVRGQALPAFLLCATLLVIKMCIVAIITGQVRLRKKAFANPEDALRHGGLQYCRSDQDVDRCLRAHRNDMETIYPFLFLGLVYSFLGPDPFIARMHFLVFFLGRVVHTVAYLGKLRAPTRSLAYTLAQLPCASMAFQIVWEAACHL from the exons ATGGAGATGCCTGCCCCTGTCCTGGCATTGGTGAGAGGCCAGGCGCTGCCGGCCTTCCTGCTCTGCGCCACGCTGCTGGTCATCAAGATGTGCATTGTGGCCATCATCACGGGCCAAGTGAGGCTTCGGAAGAAG GCTTTTGCCAACCCCGAGGATGCCCTGAGACACGGAGGCCTCCAGTACTGCCGGAGTGACCAGGACGTAGATCGCTGCCTCAG AGCCCACCGGAATGACATGGAGACCATCTACCCCTTCCTGTTCCTGGGCCTCGTTTACTCCTTCCTGGGGCCTGACCCCTTCATCGCCCGGATGCACTTCCTCGTCTTCTTCCTGGGCCGCGTGGTGCACACCGTGGCCTATCTGGGCAAGCTTCGGGCACCCACCCGCTCCCTGGCCTACACCCTGGCCCAGCTCCCCTGTGCCTCCATGGCCTTCCAGATCGTCTGGGAAGCTGCCTGCCACCTGTGA